The Streptomyces sp. RKND-216 genomic sequence CGCCCTGGCAGGCCGGGACCGGCGACGGGCCGTGCTGCTGCGCTCCGCACCTGAGTGGGACGGTCCCGCCGAACACGTCTGGGGCGACGGACGGTCGGCCCGGATCGCGGCTGCCCCTTCCCCACTGGCCGTGCACGAGCTGCTGCTCGCGCACCTGTCGGAGGCGGCGACGGGCCCGGACGTCCTGGTGATCCTCACCGACCGCGAGCAGCACGAACTGGACCCGGCCCTCCTCGCTCGCGCCCACCGGCAGCGCGTCGACACGGTGGACAGGTGGAATGTCGTGCGGGACGCATTCGGGGCCGAGCAGGTCGAACTGCGGCTGCGGGACGAGAAGTGGGCCGGGGAGGCACTGCTGGACGCGGCGCCTCCCCGGGGCGGCTGGCCCCGGCTGGGGGGCCACGTCCTGTCCCGCAGGACCGCGCTGTCCGCGCTGGCGCTGCGACGCCTGGGGCTGGGCAGCTACCGTGACGAGACGCTGCCGCAGGACCACACCGCGTCCGCAGACCGGCTGGACACCCACACCCTCCTGGGATGGTCCCTTCTCCCGGGAGGCCCGGAGCGGTTCCTGGCGCTGCGCGGCCCGGAGCGTACCGGCCTGTCCTCCTTCCTCGGCGAGGCAGACCAGGCCGGGCTCGGCGGGCGTGCGCTGATGGCCCTGGTCCAGGCCGAGCACGGGCCGGACGCGGTGGCCTTCGGTCTCGTCTGTGCCGCGCTGTGGTGCCACGCCGAACCGGATGCGGCCGTCTACCAGGCGCGCGGTCGCGCGGAACGGTGGTTCGGGGACCCTCCCCCGGCGCGGGGAGAACAGCTCGACGCCATGGCGACGGCCTTCGGCCGGGCCGCGGAGGAATACGTCGGCATCCTGCTCGCCGAAGCCACCAGGAACGGCGCCGGCCCGGAAGAAGCCCGCGAGGCGCGGCGGACCGGCGACACGGTCCTGGAGCGTGCCTCGGTACTCGTCCGCCAGTTCGGCGCGGAAGCCGCCGCCCGGACCAGTCCCCTCCTCCCGGCCGGTCTGGAAGCCCGATTCACCGAGGTCGGGACGGCCCTCGCCGCCGGTGAGCCGGGACCGCTCGACGCGGCCGTACAGTCCCTGAGCGAGCACCGGCGCGCAGACGTGCCGGACGTGCGGGCGCGGATCGAGCGGACCCGCATGGCAGGGCGACTCCTGCGGTGGCTGGCCACCGAACCGGCCGTCGAGACGCAAGGCGTCGGTGAGGCCATGGACCGCCACCTCCGGGAGACCGCCTGGGTGGATCGCGCGCTGGAGCACATCGAGGCCGGCGGAGATCCCGACGACCGGCTGCGAGCCGCCTACGACGCGCTGGCCGAGCGCGCGCGCGAGCGACGCCACGAGATCGACCGTGACTTCGCCCGCGAGCTGGCGCACTGGACCGCGGACGGCAACGACCCCCGCAGTGGCCCGCTGACGGTGGAGACCTTCCTGGAGCGGGTCGTGAAGCCGGTGGTGCGTGGCACCACCGACCGGCGCGTGCTACTGATCGTCCTGGACGGCATGAGCGCGGCCATCGCCACCGAGCTGGGCGAGGAACTGCGCTCCTCCTGGGCCGAGTTCGACCCGGTGGGCGAGGACTCGCCGCGACGGCGCGCCATGGCGGCGGCGCTTCCCACCCTCACCTCCGTGTCCCGCACCTCGCTGTTCTCCGGAAAGCTGTCGCACGGCTCCCAGAAGGACGAGGCCAAGCGTTTCCCCGCCCTGCCGCTCTGGC encodes the following:
- the pglZ gene encoding BREX-2 system phosphatase PglZ, with product MSATTTSAVATRLTLPTITQFLSAQSSLADALAGRDRRRAVLLRSAPEWDGPAEHVWGDGRSARIAAAPSPLAVHELLLAHLSEAATGPDVLVILTDREQHELDPALLARAHRQRVDTVDRWNVVRDAFGAEQVELRLRDEKWAGEALLDAAPPRGGWPRLGGHVLSRRTALSALALRRLGLGSYRDETLPQDHTASADRLDTHTLLGWSLLPGGPERFLALRGPERTGLSSFLGEADQAGLGGRALMALVQAEHGPDAVAFGLVCAALWCHAEPDAAVYQARGRAERWFGDPPPARGEQLDAMATAFGRAAEEYVGILLAEATRNGAGPEEAREARRTGDTVLERASVLVRQFGAEAAARTSPLLPAGLEARFTEVGTALAAGEPGPLDAAVQSLSEHRRADVPDVRARIERTRMAGRLLRWLATEPAVETQGVGEAMDRHLRETAWVDRALEHIEAGGDPDDRLRAAYDALAERARERRHEIDRDFARELAHWTADGNDPRSGPLTVETFLERVVKPVVRGTTDRRVLLIVLDGMSAAIATELGEELRSSWAEFDPVGEDSPRRRAMAAALPTLTSVSRTSLFSGKLSHGSQKDEAKRFPALPLWRGAPAAVFHKDDLRSDSAGDVFGPALTEALMDGRTHVAVVLNAIDDRLAKEQKLGDGSWRAEHVPGLQELLRVAASQGMAVVLTSDHGHVVDRRGRKVETGSALSARHRSPGGAVGTAEVALQGSRVVAPEPDGSIVALWDADSRYTARKAGYHGGASLAEFTIPVLAFLPFGATPPPAWRELGDQRPAWWEGEAATSTAGTAPHRETASAPARQTRRRPTASQTHLARTHDALFDVTMAPAREDQDALVTPELVGPDDALVAALLASETFTGQMSLLARKPPLDKVEKAIRALVDAGGTLPVTALAQRVSYPATRADGFAAILRQLLNYDGVQVLETLPDGRTVRLHLSLLRMQFGLA